From the Lathyrus oleraceus cultivar Zhongwan6 chromosome 4, CAAS_Psat_ZW6_1.0, whole genome shotgun sequence genome, one window contains:
- the LOC127075103 gene encoding spermidine synthase 2 → MAAESTVELESSMKEHRDDDEKSNGFSVSAVSMDVEGGDKDPSGNGVSSVIPGWFSEISPMWPGEAHSLKIEKILFQGKSEYQKVMVFQSSTYGKVLVLDGVIQLTERDECAYQEMITHLPLCSIPNPKKVLVIGGGDGGVLREVARHSSIEKIDICEIDNMVVEVSKQFFPEVAVGFNDPRVTLRIGDGVAFLKAAPEGTYDAVIVDSSDPIGPAQELFEKPFFQSVARALRPGGVMCTQAESIWLHMDIIEDIVSNCRHIFKGSVNYAWTTVPTYPSGMIGFMLCSTEGPLVDFKHPVNPIDQKDCQKSVRPLKFYNSEIHTAAFCLPSFAKRKIGSKET, encoded by the exons ATGGCTGCAGAGAGCACGGTGGAACTGGAATCCTCCATGAAAGAGCATAGAGATGACGATGAAAAGAGTAATGGTTTTTCTGTTTCTGCTGTTTCCATGGATGTTGAAGGCGGTGATAAGGACCCGAGTGGTAATGGTGTTTCATCTGTGATTCCTGGGTGGTTCTCTGAAATTAGCCCAATGTGGCCTG GAGAAGCTCATTCTTTGAAGATAGAAAAGATTTTGTTTCAAGGAAAGTCTGAATACCAGAAAGTCATGGTTTTCCAG TCATCAACATACGGTAAAGTCCTTGTTTTGGATGGAGTTATTCAGCTCACAGAAAGGGACGAATGTGCCTACCAAGAAATGATCACTCATCTTCCTCTCTGCTCTATTCCAAACCCCAAAAAG GTTTTGGTTATTGGTGGAGGTGATGGAGGAGTCCTGCGGGAAGTAGCACGTCATTCTTCAATTGAAAAGATAGACATTTGTGAAATTGACAATATGGTTGTTGAA GTCTCCAAACAATTTTTCCCTGAAGTTGCAGTAGGGTTTAACGATCCACGCGTGACACTTCGCATCGGTGATG GAGTTGCATTTTTGAAGGCAGCTCCAGAAGGAACTTATGATGCAGTTATAGTGGATTCATCTGACCCTATCG GTCCTGCTCAGGAGCTTTTCGAAAAGCCGTTTTTTCAGTCGGTGGCGAGGGCTCTTCGTCCGGGAGGAGTTATGTGCACTCAGGCAGAAAGTATATGGCTTCATATGGATATAATCGAGGACATTGTATCCAATTGTCGGCATATCTTTAAAGGCTCTGTCAACTATGCTTGGACTACAGTTCCTACATACCCTAG TGGGATGATTGGTTTTATGCTTTGCTCAACGGAGGGACCTCTTGTTGATTTCAAGCATCCGGTGAATCCCATTGATCAAAAAGACTGTCAAAAGTCAGTAAGACCACTCAAATTCTACAACTCAGAG ATTCATACAGCAGCTTTCTGTTTGCCGTCGTTTGCGAAGAGGAAGATTGGTTCCAAAGAAACTTGA
- the LOC127137112 gene encoding uncharacterized protein LOC127137112, which yields MAGEQHSDHSRPLVNYNMDDGPPSHEADVRDGHPSTPSPEPQNNGDVSHAHNLGAETFHPIPVPVEGDAVMIAMVNALNQAGSMLHQQHERIMALEAERQEARPQPVSRIQQRPEPTKKRGRRSPEPHASRARAHRDGGRARTSPRRGHSPDNNELSPLRSDEEDLHCPLSRAIMEAPLPKGMEKPPNLAVYDGTTDPDDHVDNVNAMLDYRNDITGHLKCRLFSTTLRKGAMAWYKSLAPESITSWRVMRSMFTRHFTASRRHPKTEATLEAIVQKKNETLRSYIERFNQEAVEVDTTEHMKKYLLERGLLPGSELSRAVGIEPPRTLNELLHKAQAYIRYEEKQVAHNARSGRNAGETEHSKREDTSISRRNGDRRREERPRELREGRGPAGRYSEYTLLTAPRERILAECINSEFKQGRVRFPKPSAPKPHTDKSKYCRFHRSHGHVTEDCVHLKDAIEILIQEGHLKQYTRKNEAPRHDEPEKKRPRENTPPDNSPYQVALCVSRPEDFFPPEPLPEGKITALSPWEDFPTTLVISGGGTNGESAALSVKRKFDELLLTAPEQKATLTKYRGKSNPISFFLEELPGGSPNSAIPLLIRAKMARFDVRRILVDEGSSVDIMYVHLFKTLKLDKTNLAPYVGSDLQGFNGATTRPWGYVELLVTFGEQETAREVKIQFLVVDCPSLYNCIFGRPTLAELTAVPSTVHLKMKYYTKLGRVVTIHGDIEAARRCYDAAVKGQAVVSTKSNCNNKKLKTEDPARGVNAIDLDCRVGLDETEEGRFPKERSLEHPVRPIPDGEFELIPLGDDPERTVKIGKGLPEETREELVACLKENSDLFAWNAAEMPGLDPEIACHKLAVDRAAKPIAQRRRKQSPEKAEAAERAVKDLLEANFISEAQYTTWLSNVVLVKKNNGKWRMCVDYTDLNRACPKDAFPLPNIDSLVDNSAGFKLLSFMDAYSGYNQIPMSPADKKHTAFMTPTGNYYYNVMPFGLKNAGATYQRMMNKVFKDEIGDMLEVYMDDMIVKSHEEITHARHLTKVFEQARQCKMRFNPEKCTFGVRAGKFLGFYLTERGIEANPDKCRAFSEFPTPKTKKSIQSLNGVLASLSRFIAKSAQHALPFFRLLRKEATFDWTDECEQALLHLKKVLSQPPVLSRPSEKETLYLYLSVATEAVSAVLIRETDEGQKPIYFTSKALQGPELRYQQIEKVALALINAARRLRYYFLAHTIKALVTDNGTQFTDGGFQDFIASLGTTQHFTSVEHPQTNGQAEAANRVILRGLKRRLGEAKRAWVEELHSVLWAYRTTPHSTTGETPFRLTYGTEAVIPVEIRTPTRRTEEPLDEEMNDETLRAELDLVEEIRSEAALRETTLKQKIALRHDAKVIKREFQVGTLVLRRNQKNPREGKLAANWEGPYRVRDKTSNGAYYLENLQGEQLARPWNAEKLRQYYS from the exons ATGGCCGGAGAACAACATAGCGATCACAGCCGTCCCCTCGTCAACTACAACATGGACGACGGCCCGCCATCCCATGAGGCGGACGTTCGGGACGGTCATCCATCCACCCCGTCTCCAGAGCCCCAAAACAACGGAGATGTCTCTCACGCCCACAATTTAGGGGCAGAGACATTTCATCCCATTCCCGTTCCCGTTGAAGGAGACGCCGTAATGATTGCCATGGTGAATGCCCTCAATCAGGCCGGTTCTATGCTCCACCAGCAGCACGAACGAATCATGGCCCTCGAAGCCGAACGACAAGAGGCCCGGCCCCAGCCGGTGAGTAGGATACAACAACGTCCGGAGCCAACGAAGAAGCGAGGACGTCGCTCTCCCGAACCCCACGCCAGCAGGGCACGCGCCCATCGTGACGGTGGTCGAGCGAGAACATCACCAAGGCGCGGGCACAGCCCCGACAACAACGAACTGTCTCCCTTAAGGAGCGACGAGGAAGATTTGCATTGCCCCCTATCTCGGGCAATAATGGAAGCCCCGCTCCCCAAAGGCATGGAGAAACCGCCAAACCTAGCTGTGTACGACGGGACTACAGATCCCGACGATCACGTCGACAACGTCAACGCGATGCTCGACTACCGCAATGATATAACCGGGCACCTCAAATGCCGACTGTTCTCAACGACCCTCAGGAAAGGGGCCATGGCCTGGTACAAAAGCTTGGCCCCTGAGTCCATTACGTCATGGAGAGTCATGAGGTCCATGTTCACCCGGCACTTTACAGCTTCCCGTCGTCACCCCAAGACTGAGGCGACCCTTGAAGCCATAGtgcagaagaagaatgaaacACTGCGCTCATACATCGAGCGATTCAACCAGGAAGCTGTCGAGGTAGATACCACCGAGCACATGAAGAAGTATCTCCTCGAGAGAGGTCTCTTACCCGGCAGTGAACTTAGCAGAGCCGTAGGGATCGAGCCTCCCCGCACCTTAAACGAGCTCCTGCATAAAGCCCAGGCCTACATCAGATACGAGGAAAAGCAGGTGGCACACAATGCCCGCAGCGGACGTAACGCTGGGGAGACCGAGCACTCAAAACGCGAGGACACGAGCATTTCCCGTCGCAACGGAGACAGACGAAGAGAAGAAAGACCTCGCGAGCTCCGGGAAGGAAGAGGCCCCGCGGGCAGATATAGCGAGTACACCTTACTGACAGCTCCTCGAGAGCGTATCCTCGCAGAATGTATCAACTCTGAATTTAAGCAGGGCAGGGTCAGGTTCCCAAAACCGTCTGCACCAAAGCCCCACACCGACAAATCAAAGTACTGCCGGTTCCACAGAAGTCACGGACACGTGACCGAAGACTGCGTCCACCTGAAAGATGCGATTGAAATTTTAATCCAAGAAGGGCACCTGAAGCAGTACACGAGGAAGAACGAAGCTCCCAGACACGACGAGCCAGAGAAGAAGAGACCCCGGGAAAACACACCCCCCGACAACTCTCCCTATCAAGTGGCCCTCTGCGTGTCACGACCGGAAGATTTCTTCCCCCCCGAACCATTGCCCGAGGGCAAGATCACTGCACTCAGCCCCTGGGAAGACTTCCCTACCACACTGGTGATATCAGGAGGAGGAACTAACGGGGAATCCGCGGCCCTCTCCGTCAAACGCAAGTTCGACGAACTCCTACTGACTGCCCCCGAGCAGAAAGCGACATTGACAAAATACCGGGGAAAATCCAACCCAATATCCTTCTTCCTGGAGGAACTCCCGGGCGGATCCCCGAACTCGGCCATCCCACTATTGATTAGAGCAAAGATGGCCAGATTCGACGTACGACGCATCCTGGTCGACGAAGGCAGCTCAGTGGATATCATGTACGTCCACCTCTTCAAGACTCTGAAGCTAGACAAGACCAACTTAGCCCCCTACGTCGGATCAGATCTCCAAGGATTCAACGGAGCAACAACCAGACCGTGGGGATATGTTGAGCTCCTCGTCACTTTCGGCGAACAAGAAACGGCCAGGGAAGTCAAAATCCAATTCCTGGTCGTAGACTGTCCGTCTCTCTACAATTGCATCTTTGGACGCCCGACACTGGCCGAACTCACTGCGGTCCCATCCACCGTCCACCTGAAGATGAAATACTACACCAAATTGGGACGTGTGGTCACCATCCATGGTGACATCGAAGCAGCCCGGCGATGCTACGACGCCGCAGTAAAAGGACAGGCCGTAGTCAGCACGAAGAGCAACTGCAACAACAAAAAACTCAAGACCGAGGATCCCGCCCGAGGAGTCAACGCCATCGACCTCGACTGTCGCGTCGGGCTGGACGAGACCGAAGAGGGGAGGTTCCCCAAGGAACGCTCTCTCGAACACCCGGTCCGACCAATCCCCGACGGGGAATTCGAACTCATTCCTCTTGGGGACGATCCGGAAAGGACGGTGAAGATAGGTAAGGGACTACCCGAGGAAACAAGAGAAGAGCTAGTAGCATGCCTCAAAGAGAACTCCGACCTCTTCGCGTGGAATGCCGCAGAAATGCCCGGGCTGGACCCCGAGATCGCGTGTCATAAGCTAGCTGTAGACCGGGCAGCCAAGCCCATAGCACAGCGTAGACGCAAGCAATCGCCCGAAAAGGCAGAGGCTGCCGAGCGAGCTGTAAAAGACCTCTTAGAGGCAAATTTTATTTCTGAAGCCCAGTACACAACCTGGCTCTCTAATGTAGTCCTCgttaagaaaaataatggaaaatggcgtatgtgtgttgattatactgATCTTAATAGGGCTTGCCCGAAAGATGCTTTCCCCCTCCCTAATATAGACTCGCTCGTTGACAACTCTGCAGGTTTTAAACTCTTGTCCTTCATGGACGCATATAGTGGATACAACCAGATCCCTATGTCGCCCGCGGACAAGAAACACACAGCGTTCATGACCCCAACGGGCAACTACTATTACAACGTGATGCCGTTCGGGCTCAAGAACGCTGGCGCTACATACCAACGCATGATGAACAAAGTCTTCAAGGACGAAATAGGGGACATGCTCGAAGTATACATGGACGACATGATCGTTAAATCACACGAGGAAATAACCCATGCTCGACACCTTACGAAGGTATTCGAACAGGCGAGACAGTGTAAAATGAGGTTCAACCCCGAGAAATGCACGTTCGGAGTCCGGGCAGGCAAGTTCCTCGGTTTCTATCTCACCGAAAGAGGGATCGAGGCCAACCCCGACAAATGCCGGGCATTCTCGGAGTTTCCGACCCCGAAAACCAAAAAATCGATCCAGTCGCTCAATGGAGTGCTCGCCTCACTCTCCCGTTTCATCGCCAAGTCCGCCCAGCACGCATTGCCATTCTTCAGACTCCTTCGCAAAGAGGCTACCTTCGACTGGACCGACGAATGCGAGCAAGCGCTACTCCATCTAAAGAAGGTTCTGTCCCAACCCCCGGTCTTGTCACGGCCATCAGAAAAGGAAACCCTATACTTGTACCTATCCGTGGCGACCGAGGCCGTCAGCGCCGTTCTAATAAGAGAAACCGACGAAGGACAAAAGCCCATCTATTTTACGAGTAAAGCACTCCAAGGTCCCGAGCTCCGATATCAGCAAATCGAAAAGGTCGCCCTGGCCCTCATCAACGCAGCGAGGAGACTACGATATTATTTCCTCGCACACACGATAAAG GCACTTGTCACAGACAACGGGACACAGTTCACGGACGGAGGATTCCAGGACTTCATCGCCAGCCTGGGCACCACACAGCATTTCACGTCTGTCGAGCATCCGCAGACGAACGGGCAGGCAGAGGCGGCCAACAGGGTAATCTTACGTGGCCTCAAACGCAGACTCGGCGAGGCAAAGAGGGCATGGGTCGAGGAGCTACATAGCGTCCTATGGGCCTACCGCACGACACCACATTCTACCACCGGGGAAACCCCGTTCCGACTAACTTACGGCACCGAGGCAGTCATCCCGGTGGAGATACGGACGCCAACGAGGAGGACAGAGGAGCCCCTAGACGAGGAAATGAACGATGAAACCCTTAGAGCCGAGCTCGACCTAGTCGAGGAGATACGTTCCGAAGCAGCTCTCCGGGAAACAACCCTCAAACAAAAGATAGCACTACGCCATGACGCGAAAGTCATAAAAAGAGAGTTCCAGGTCGGCACCCTGGTCCTCAGAAGAAACCAGAAAAACCCGAGAGAGGGCAAACTGGCGGCCAACTGGGAAGGCCCTTACCGCGTCCGCGACAAAACGAGCAACGGGGCCTATTACCTAGAAAACCTACAAGGAGAACAACTCGCTCGACCATGGAACGCAGAAAAACTTAGACAATATTACAGCTAA
- the LOC127137113 gene encoding uncharacterized protein LOC127137113 yields the protein MESENNLKQKQKLGVFDILKEAITLYVRNLNFIIFTFLTSLPLFCIMVYFEIQLQKTLIEIFYIVVNIPKEDILDGYFGYMLDLMSREYYYLKFIQLGLIYILPLHVLEFGTAIVTINLASKLSSQQENNMSLKEMFQNAVDSSKLRGSFHTFIYVVFLTASHQVGLLGIVINYYLFSKHLIFVVFTVICSLLFVMVLKMYLEWISTWNLSLVVSVLEGIYGIDSLVLSVNFSRGCQRNGLFIMLVFFVWGHFLRFSCYYIGGYEQGNGTFIQVALFCMLIPLKWVVFMIYFHDCKERYLEKKTDEELGKDVRVPQK from the coding sequence ATGGAAAGTGAAAACAATCTCAAGCAGAAGCAGAAGCTAGGGGTATTTGATATACTCAAAGAAGCTATTACCTTATATGTTAGAAATCTCAACTTTATCATCTTCACCTTTCTTACTTCTCTTCCTCTCTTTTGCATAATGGTTTACTTTGAAATTCAGCTTCAAAAAACCTTAATTGAAATTTTTTACATTGTTGTTAATATTCCAAAGGAGGATATTCTCGATGGATACTTTGGTTACATGCTAGATCTAATGAGTAGGGAATATTATTACCTTAAGTTTATTCAACTTGGTTTGATTTACATACTCCCTCTCCATGTTCTTGAGTTTGGAACTGCAATTGTTACTATAAATTTAGCTTCAAAGCTAAGTTCACAACAAGAGAATAATATGTCTCTTAAGGAGATGTTTCAAAATGCCGTAGATTCATCAAAATTAAGAGGCTCATTTCACACTTTTATCTATGTTGTTTTCTTGACAGCTTCTCACCAAGTTGGATTACTAGGTATAGTAATAAACTACTATTTGTTCTCAAAGCATTTGATTTTTGTGGTTTTTACTGTGATTTGCAGCTTGTTGTTTGTAATGGTGTTAAAGATGTATTTGGAATGGATTTCTACGTGGAACTTGAGTCTTGTAGTTTCAGTATTGGAGGGTATTTATGGTATTGATTCATTAGTACTCTCAGTTAATTTTAGTAGAGGGTGTCAAAGAAATGGGCTATTTATTATGCTGGTTTTTTTTGTATGGGGACATTTTTTGAGATTTTCTTGCTACTATATTGGAGGCTATGAACAAGGAAATGGAACTTTTATACAAGTTGCTTTGTTTTGCATGCTGATTCCATTGAAATGGGTGGTTTTCATGATCTATTTCCATGATTGTAAGGAGAGATACTTGGAAAAGAAAACAGATGAGGAATTAGGCAAAGATGTTAGAGTGCCTCAGAAGTAA